One region of Limnospira fusiformis SAG 85.79 genomic DNA includes:
- a CDS encoding ABC transporter ATP-binding/substrate-binding protein (This model describes the ATP binding subunits of ATP-binding cassette (ABC) transporters for nitrate transport, or for bicarbonate transport, in bacteria and archaea.), with product MSIFAEVDHIERVFNLPNGGTYVALSNIELKIRKGEFISLVGHSGCGKSTLLNLIAGLDKPTRGGIILEGRQVTEPGPDRMVVFQNYSLLPWLTVRENIALAVESVMGDRPRGEQRGIIEHHIDLVGLRHAAHKRPAHLSGGMKQRVAIARSLAIRPKLLLLDEPFGALDALTRGGLQEQLMRICEESQVTCIMVTHDVDEALLLSDRIVLLTNGPASYIGQILDVPIPRPRTHVSVVKDPNYYGLRNEIVYFLNQQRRAKKRQSQPQPIEVHENGLEKVNLNLGFIPLTDCAPLVVAKERGFFAKHGLTQVTLSRELSWNAIESGIREQRLDAAQMVAGMPLGMTIGRDNHTPLPVITAMTLSRNGNAITFHRHFYEEGVRTLADLKGFIAAHPDRRLTLGAVHPTSMHNLILRYWLASADIDPDRDLDIVIIPPAQMVANLKAGNIDGYCVGEPWNSRAVHEGIGFVMATDPEIWSGHCEKVLGVREDWAQTHPKTHLALIQALLEACDYCDDMRHREEVLDLICRPEYVGSDPIYTRPGFIDAYNKGIGDPQPIPRYNQFFCDKTNCPDRTEALWILTQMARWGITPFPRNWIEVIDRVRRLDMFSQAAQGLNMMDIGRDRYPIILFDGAIFNPDDPIHYLEQLQIKTNLTITEIDLNPAPRELSAA from the coding sequence ATGTCTATTTTTGCTGAAGTTGACCATATTGAACGAGTCTTTAATCTCCCTAATGGAGGCACTTATGTTGCCTTGAGTAACATTGAACTCAAGATTCGTAAAGGTGAATTTATCTCCTTGGTGGGTCATTCGGGCTGTGGTAAATCAACCCTCTTAAACCTAATTGCCGGACTCGATAAACCTACCCGAGGGGGCATCATCCTAGAAGGTCGCCAGGTGACAGAGCCGGGACCCGATCGCATGGTGGTATTCCAAAACTATTCTCTGCTGCCCTGGCTAACGGTGCGAGAAAACATCGCCTTGGCGGTCGAATCCGTTATGGGCGATCGCCCCCGAGGAGAACAACGCGGTATCATTGAACATCACATTGACCTAGTGGGCTTACGTCATGCGGCCCATAAACGCCCCGCCCACCTCTCCGGGGGCATGAAACAGCGGGTTGCCATTGCCCGGTCGCTGGCTATCCGCCCCAAACTCCTCCTCCTGGACGAACCTTTTGGAGCCCTAGATGCCCTGACCCGAGGGGGACTGCAAGAACAACTGATGCGTATCTGCGAGGAAAGCCAAGTCACCTGTATCATGGTCACCCATGACGTGGACGAAGCCCTCCTCCTGAGCGATCGCATCGTCCTCCTCACCAACGGCCCCGCCTCATACATCGGGCAAATTCTCGATGTCCCCATCCCCAGGCCCCGCACCCATGTCTCGGTGGTCAAAGATCCCAACTACTACGGACTCCGCAACGAGATCGTCTATTTCCTCAACCAACAGCGACGGGCTAAGAAACGCCAAAGCCAACCCCAACCCATCGAAGTTCACGAAAACGGCTTAGAAAAAGTCAACCTCAACCTAGGCTTCATCCCCCTCACCGACTGCGCCCCCCTCGTGGTGGCTAAAGAACGGGGATTCTTCGCCAAACATGGCTTGACCCAAGTCACCCTCAGTCGCGAACTCAGTTGGAACGCGATCGAATCGGGCATTCGAGAGCAACGCCTCGACGCAGCCCAAATGGTTGCCGGAATGCCCCTCGGAATGACCATAGGCCGGGATAACCATACCCCCCTGCCCGTCATTACCGCCATGACCCTCTCTCGCAACGGCAACGCCATCACCTTCCATCGTCACTTCTACGAGGAAGGGGTGCGAACTCTCGCCGATCTCAAAGGCTTTATCGCCGCCCACCCCGACCGACGACTCACCCTGGGAGCCGTGCATCCCACCTCCATGCACAACCTCATCCTACGTTACTGGCTCGCCTCCGCTGACATCGACCCCGATCGCGACCTGGATATCGTCATCATTCCCCCCGCACAAATGGTCGCCAACCTCAAAGCCGGCAACATCGACGGCTACTGTGTCGGCGAACCCTGGAACTCCCGCGCCGTCCATGAAGGCATCGGTTTCGTCATGGCCACCGACCCGGAAATCTGGTCTGGCCATTGCGAAAAAGTCCTCGGAGTCCGGGAAGACTGGGCGCAAACTCACCCCAAAACCCATCTAGCCCTTATCCAAGCCCTCTTAGAAGCCTGCGACTACTGCGACGATATGCGTCATCGGGAAGAGGTTTTAGACCTCATCTGTCGTCCCGAATATGTCGGGTCCGACCCCATCTACACCCGTCCCGGCTTCATTGATGCCTACAACAAAGGCATCGGCGACCCCCAACCTATCCCCCGCTACAACCAGTTCTTCTGCGACAAAACCAACTGTCCCGATCGCACCGAAGCCCTGTGGATTCTCACCCAAATGGCCCGTTGGGGCATTACCCCCTTCCCCCGCAACTGGATTGAAGTCATTGATCGCGTCCGCCGTCTCGATATGTTCTCCCAAGCCGCCCAAGGCTTAAACATGATGGACATTGGCCGCGATCGCTATCCCATCATCCTCTTCGACGGGGCTATTTTCAACCCAGACGATCCCATCCATTACCTAGAACAACTACAAATCAAAACCAACCTAACCATCACAGAAATCGATCTCAACCCAGCCCCCCGAGAACTATCGGCCGCCTAA
- a CDS encoding nitrate ABC transporter ATP-binding protein (This model describes the ATP binding subunits of ATP-binding cassette (ABC) transporters for nitrate transport, or for bicarbonate transport, in bacteria and archaea.) — protein sequence MQTVTNSTSHTYTTNDSYLVIDGLSKTYATPEGPYRVLDNIQLTVREGEFLCLIGHSGCGKSTLLDMVSGFRQPSEGEVRLEGRRIKEPGPDRMVVFQNYALLPWLTAYENIFLAVNSVFPKLKQRDKVAIVREHLELVGLTEAADKKPKELSGGMKQRVSIARALALRPKVLILDEPFGALDPITREELQEELLQIWADHKVTVLMITHDIDEALFLGDRLVMMTNGPAARIGEILDLPFPRPRDRTRLMEQPEYYELRNEALDFLYRRYAHDDT from the coding sequence ATGCAAACTGTAACCAACTCCACCTCCCACACCTACACCACCAATGACTCTTATCTGGTCATTGATGGCCTTAGCAAAACCTATGCCACCCCAGAGGGGCCCTATCGAGTTCTCGACAACATCCAACTCACCGTCCGGGAAGGAGAATTCTTATGTCTGATTGGGCACTCCGGCTGTGGTAAATCGACCCTCCTGGATATGGTTTCCGGCTTCCGTCAACCCAGCGAAGGAGAAGTTCGCTTAGAAGGACGACGAATTAAAGAACCCGGGCCTGATCGCATGGTGGTCTTCCAAAACTATGCCCTCCTGCCCTGGCTAACCGCCTACGAGAATATCTTCCTGGCTGTCAACTCCGTCTTTCCCAAGCTCAAACAACGGGACAAAGTGGCGATCGTGCGAGAACATCTGGAACTGGTGGGCTTAACTGAGGCCGCCGACAAGAAGCCCAAAGAACTCTCCGGGGGAATGAAACAACGGGTATCCATCGCCAGAGCCTTAGCCCTTCGCCCCAAAGTTCTCATTCTCGATGAACCTTTCGGCGCTCTCGATCCCATCACCCGGGAAGAACTGCAAGAAGAACTGCTACAAATCTGGGCCGATCACAAAGTCACCGTACTCATGATTACCCATGATATCGACGAAGCCCTCTTCCTGGGCGATCGCCTGGTCATGATGACGAACGGCCCGGCCGCCCGCATTGGTGAAATCCTCGACTTACCCTTCCCTCGGCCGCGCGATCGCACCCGACTCATGGAACAGCCAGAATACTACGAGCTACGCAACGAAGCCCTAGACTTCCTCTATCGTCGTTACGCCCACGACGACACCTAA
- a CDS encoding type II toxin-antitoxin system VapB family antitoxin: MKKSIELNEELVKEALRLTNIQTEQELINLALSELVKNRKKRNLLDLSGQIQFSTDYDYKALRLNRNVFD, encoded by the coding sequence ATGAAAAAGTCCATCGAACTCAATGAAGAATTGGTGAAAGAAGCATTGCGCTTAACCAATATTCAGACAGAACAAGAATTAATTAACTTGGCTTTATCCGAGTTAGTCAAAAACCGCAAAAAACGAAATTTACTCGATTTGAGCGGACAGATTCAATTCTCAACAGATTACGACTATAAAGCCTTACGGTTAAACCGGAATGTTTTTGATTGA
- the vapC gene encoding type II toxin-antitoxin system VapC family toxin — translation MFLIDTSVWIAVLRDKTGTVGQSLSEIIKEQPIFLSRFTQMELLQGCRDEREWRLLETYLQDQDYIEPTPNTWVAAARIYYDLQRQGLTVRSSIDCCIAQLAIAHQLILIHNDRDFETIATATSLNSLRFRPDNN, via the coding sequence ATGTTTTTGATTGATACATCAGTTTGGATTGCTGTTTTGCGAGACAAGACGGGTACGGTTGGTCAATCTTTATCAGAAATTATTAAGGAGCAACCCATTTTTTTGAGCCGATTTACTCAAATGGAACTGTTGCAAGGTTGCCGAGATGAACGGGAGTGGAGGTTATTAGAAACCTATCTGCAAGACCAAGACTATATCGAACCCACTCCTAATACTTGGGTGGCGGCTGCCCGAATTTATTACGATTTACAACGACAGGGATTAACGGTTAGAAGTAGTATTGATTGTTGTATTGCTCAACTGGCGATCGCACATCAGTTGATCTTAATTCATAATGACAGGGATTTTGAGACAATTGCAACGGCAACCAGCCTTAATAGTTTACGCTTTCGACCTGACAATAATTAA
- a CDS encoding PIN domain-containing protein, which yields MSNVIMDASAILAFLNQESGSEQITDLIENATISTINLSEVIAKLAEIGISETEILQILSDLNLKIVPFDEPQAQIAGMLRPMTKPLGLSLGDRACLALGLVLNQPVITADRQWSQLNLNLEIRVIR from the coding sequence ATGAGTAATGTCATCATGGATGCCTCTGCTATATTAGCATTTCTCAATCAAGAAAGCGGGAGTGAACAAATAACAGACTTGATTGAAAATGCAACGATTAGCACCATTAATTTATCGGAAGTTATTGCTAAATTGGCCGAAATTGGCATCTCAGAAACCGAGATTTTGCAAATTTTGTCCGACTTGAACTTAAAAATTGTTCCCTTTGATGAACCGCAAGCTCAAATTGCGGGTATGCTACGACCCATGACTAAACCTCTAGGCTTATCCCTAGGCGATCGCGCTTGTCTAGCCCTGGGTCTTGTTCTCAATCAACCCGTGATTACCGCAGACCGCCAATGGAGTCAGTTAAATCTTAACCTCGAAATTCGAGTGATTCGGTAA
- a CDS encoding NACHT C-terminal alpha/beta 1 domain-containing protein — protein MAFCQKLTGVIAIAKRLRRRIAFLTSEPLEAPLKGFPPNQRNLISAIETWLEEI, from the coding sequence ATCGCCTTTTGCCAAAAACTGACGGGGGTAATTGCGATCGCGAAGCGTCTCCGTAGGAGAATCGCATTTCTCACCTCAGAACCCCTAGAAGCGCCGTTAAAAGGCTTTCCCCCCAATCAACGGAATCTGATATCTGCGATCGAAACCTGGTTAGAGGAGATTTAA
- a CDS encoding DUF433 domain-containing protein, which produces MTSTPELMSRITQNPGQCGGRPCIRGMRIRVTDILEMLAENVSISEVLEDFPDLELADIQACLLFAARRTDFPRLTA; this is translated from the coding sequence ATGACTTCAACTCCTGAATTAATGAGCCGAATTACGCAAAATCCCGGTCAATGTGGGGGTCGTCCCTGTATTCGCGGGATGCGAATTAGAGTCACCGATATTTTAGAAATGTTAGCGGAAAATGTGAGCATTTCTGAAGTTTTAGAAGATTTTCCCGATTTAGAACTAGCAGATATTCAAGCCTGTCTGCTGTTTGCGGCAAGACGTACTGATTTTCCCAGACTCACCGCATGA
- a CDS encoding DUF5615 family PIN-like protein — protein MKIWVDAQLPPTLASWLTETFGLEASALRDLGWRDAQDIEIFAAARSENVVIVTKDSDFIDLVCRLGSPPQILWLTCGNVTNRNLRKLLMATLPNALEQLQQGEMIVEITNTP, from the coding sequence ATGAAAATTTGGGTCGATGCTCAACTTCCGCCTACGTTGGCAAGTTGGCTGACAGAAACCTTTGGTTTAGAAGCGAGTGCATTGCGGGATTTAGGCTGGCGGGATGCTCAAGATATCGAGATTTTTGCAGCAGCACGGTCTGAAAATGTGGTGATTGTCACGAAAGACAGTGATTTTATTGATTTGGTCTGTCGTTTAGGATCGCCTCCTCAAATTTTATGGCTAACTTGTGGCAATGTCACGAACCGTAATTTGCGAAAATTGTTAATGGCAACTTTACCGAATGCGTTAGAGCAATTGCAGCAAGGAGAAATGATTGTGGAAATTACGAATACTCCTTAA
- a CDS encoding NACHT C-terminal alpha/beta 1 domain-containing protein, with amino-acid sequence MTILSDNPEAPLKGFPPNQANLISAIETWLEEIKEYS; translated from the coding sequence ATTACCATCCTCTCCGACAACCCAGAAGCGCCCTTAAAAGGCTTTCCGCCGAATCAAGCGAATCTGATATCTGCGATCGAAACCTGGTTAGAGGAAATTAAGGAGTATTCGTAA
- a CDS encoding NACHT C-terminal alpha/beta 1 domain-containing protein, translating into MTGDRHLKTLKRAPPPPPRSHPLWRRISTPTQPTLKAIAFCQKLTGVIAFRKRLGRRVRFLADDPLEAPLKGFPPNQRNLISAIETWLGEI; encoded by the coding sequence CTGACTGGCGATCGCCACCTCAAAACCCTAAAACGCGCCCCACCTCCTCCCCCACGGAGCCATCCTCTTTGGCGGCGAATTTCCACCCCGACCCAACCCACCCTAAAAGCGATCGCCTTTTGCCAAAAACTGACGGGGGTAATTGCGTTCCGGAAGCGTCTGGGTAGGAGAGTACGATTTCTCGCCGACGACCCCCTAGAAGCGCCGTTAAAAGGCTTTCCCCCCAATCAACGGAATCTGATATCTGCGATCGAAACTTGGTTAGGGGAGATTTAA
- a CDS encoding type II toxin-antitoxin system VapC family toxin, with protein sequence MIRTFVDAGVLIYAARAENEMAELALQILEDDQREFASSIFLKLEVLPKAIYHQQSSEIKFYETFFDAVIYWANDINTIIEQAYRESSQFGLGAMDALHIAAAVSVGATEFITNEKPQKSIRRTRSIKVISIYQ encoded by the coding sequence ATGATCCGAACTTTTGTTGATGCTGGAGTGTTAATTTATGCGGCTCGCGCTGAAAATGAAATGGCTGAACTCGCTTTACAAATCTTAGAAGATGACCAGCGAGAATTTGCTTCTAGTATTTTTTTGAAATTAGAGGTTTTGCCAAAAGCCATTTATCATCAACAAAGTAGCGAGATAAAGTTTTATGAAACTTTTTTTGATGCCGTCATTTACTGGGCAAACGATATCAACACTATCATTGAACAAGCCTATCGAGAATCTAGTCAATTTGGACTAGGGGCTATGGATGCTTTACATATTGCAGCAGCAGTCTCGGTTGGAGCAACGGAATTCATAACCAATGAAAAACCTCAAAAGTCAATTCGTCGAACTCGAAGTATTAAGGTGATTTCTATTTATCAATGA
- a CDS encoding HEAT repeat domain-containing protein, translating into MWQDFLRQQAKNHSLSPEETETLLKRFPEKERYIKTEAQFTEILNEGISDVKHKIGVDTVTKRMQEIYKKFQADCPQLQQSSRGKLGILRQWLIEQFIIIDRPQTLNRCILGLKGNYQEAQRQLTEITTTLQNRLKDKTLSITKVEEGSIILIVESSQTGYEQLKTLINTKIGKFQVEYVIDEWQDICRRMLLKQKYLTINEIIGQVDGNRDRNLIDEDLFVDLALVKPKQSEKPKHPQDIDPERGSDFFTRQEVQEKEKFAYEKFRDKIVRERTEKNIAIVGEAGAGKTTLLQKLAFWLLQKTDDLVVWVSLAKLGNQPLHKYLKENWIDQTLVDATEQIKADWRKKFEAGAVWLLLDGFDEMSQSEQQSLDLQGWVSKAQIIMTCRLNLWQGNPSQLQGFQTYLTQPFQDEKMQEFIRRWFRGLVAEGEDVQLAESLWSELQESGKERIKDLCRNPLRLTLLCATWKVEDALPETMADLYAGFVESVYGWKETAFPVTEEEKEQLNAALGELAKASLEAETSRFRLTHRLVCEHLGKPKAAGSLFPLALKLSWLNEVGVAEESRREKVYTFYHATFQEYFAALAVEDWDYFLPKDHCDRPVEGKRYRIFEPQWKQVILLWLGREDVGEDEKEGFIRGLVEFKDGCGEWNFEKVDREFYEYQAYFLAAAGINEFKACSLAAGIVRQVVKWGLSEFDIQKPKWMTFRAAVEEGARKAIHETIRRLTITELSAIIDNCPDEDTRMQAMLILKKIDPKNAKVCPWNTIRISNGDKDTSRQASESPDKINTVNSQEIADLLEVIETSPSGYTRLDAVLLLEKIGQGNPQAISGLVKIMANTKSKDIRWMAAETLEKIGQRNPEAIANLQNIIANTESEDIRWRVAASLGRIDPGNCKAIAGLVNVITTTEDEKNRMWAAQSLGEINPGNPEAIAVLVKLIETTEDEDTRWRLALSLPKILTTPQQYAGVVTALKHNLSDGVDQNNFKRFHPSYNVLWNCAENLPYPEFYQAWHNPPTSPHSGEPSFASPLTCESLQHLPLYYLNADLLADETREREIALTLSELIWEITCPDEDPPEPATPAELRRHLKTLKRGNLLPHRAILFGSETVSTPTQPTPELMAFCQKLTGVIAIAFLTDDPLEAPLKGFPPNQRNLISAIETWLGEI; encoded by the coding sequence ATGTGGCAAGACTTTCTCCGACAACAAGCCAAAAATCACAGCCTCTCCCCAGAAGAGACAGAGACTTTATTGAAGCGATTTCCAGAGAAAGAGCGTTATATTAAAACTGAAGCCCAATTTACCGAGATACTCAATGAAGGAATTTCCGATGTCAAGCATAAAATTGGTGTCGATACTGTCACCAAGCGAATGCAAGAAATTTATAAAAAGTTTCAGGCAGATTGTCCCCAACTCCAACAGTCCTCTCGGGGAAAATTGGGGATTTTGCGGCAATGGCTGATTGAGCAATTTATAATAATAGATCGCCCTCAAACCCTCAATCGCTGCATTTTAGGACTCAAAGGCAACTATCAAGAAGCGCAACGGCAACTCACCGAAATTACCACTACCCTGCAAAACCGCCTCAAGGATAAAACCCTCTCCATTACCAAGGTTGAGGAAGGCAGTATTATCCTGATTGTGGAGAGTTCCCAAACCGGGTATGAGCAACTTAAAACCCTGATTAACACAAAAATTGGGAAGTTTCAGGTAGAATATGTCATTGATGAATGGCAAGATATTTGCCGTCGTATGTTACTTAAACAGAAATACTTAACCATTAATGAAATTATCGGTCAGGTTGATGGAAATCGCGATCGCAACTTAATTGATGAGGATTTGTTTGTCGATTTAGCCCTGGTGAAACCGAAACAGAGTGAGAAACCAAAACACCCCCAAGATATTGACCCGGAAAGAGGTTCGGACTTTTTCACCAGGCAGGAAGTGCAGGAAAAGGAAAAGTTCGCTTACGAAAAATTTCGTGATAAAATCGTTCGCGAACGCACCGAGAAAAATATTGCTATTGTTGGAGAAGCGGGAGCGGGCAAAACAACGTTACTCCAAAAATTAGCATTTTGGTTATTACAAAAAACCGATGATTTAGTGGTTTGGGTATCCTTGGCAAAATTGGGCAATCAGCCACTCCACAAATATTTAAAAGAAAATTGGATTGATCAAACATTAGTTGATGCAACGGAGCAAATCAAAGCAGACTGGAGGAAAAAATTTGAGGCAGGTGCAGTCTGGCTGCTTTTAGATGGCTTCGATGAAATGAGTCAGAGTGAGCAACAGTCTTTAGATTTACAAGGTTGGGTGAGCAAGGCACAGATTATCATGACCTGTCGCTTGAATTTGTGGCAAGGGAACCCCAGCCAGTTACAGGGGTTTCAAACCTATCTCACCCAACCGTTTCAGGATGAAAAAATGCAGGAGTTTATCCGGCGCTGGTTTCGGGGGTTGGTGGCGGAGGGTGAGGATGTCCAGTTAGCGGAATCCTTGTGGTCAGAGTTGCAAGAGTCCGGGAAGGAACGGATTAAGGATTTATGCCGCAATCCCCTGCGGTTAACGTTGTTATGTGCGACTTGGAAGGTGGAGGATGCGCTACCGGAAACGATGGCGGACTTGTATGCGGGGTTTGTGGAGTCGGTCTATGGGTGGAAGGAAACGGCTTTTCCGGTGACGGAGGAGGAAAAGGAACAGTTAAATGCGGCTTTGGGAGAGTTGGCGAAGGCATCCCTAGAGGCGGAAACGAGTCGATTTCGGTTAACTCATCGGTTGGTATGTGAGCATTTGGGGAAACCGAAGGCGGCGGGGTCGTTGTTTCCTCTGGCGTTGAAGTTAAGCTGGTTGAATGAGGTGGGAGTAGCGGAGGAAAGTCGCCGCGAAAAAGTCTATACGTTTTATCATGCGACGTTTCAGGAGTATTTTGCGGCGTTGGCGGTGGAGGATTGGGATTATTTTCTGCCGAAGGATCATTGCGATCGTCCGGTGGAGGGGAAGCGGTATCGGATTTTTGAACCGCAGTGGAAGCAGGTGATTTTGTTGTGGTTGGGGCGTGAGGATGTTGGGGAGGATGAGAAGGAGGGGTTTATTCGGGGGTTGGTTGAGTTTAAGGATGGTTGTGGAGAGTGGAATTTTGAGAAAGTAGATAGAGAATTTTATGAATATCAAGCCTATTTTTTAGCAGCAGCAGGAATTAATGAATTTAAGGCTTGTTCCCTGGCTGCTGGGATTGTGCGACAGGTGGTGAAGTGGGGGTTGAGTGAGTTCGACATTCAGAAGCCAAAATGGATGACTTTTCGCGCAGCGGTTGAAGAAGGGGCAAGAAAGGCGATACATGAGACCATTCGACGGCTGACGATTACAGAACTGAGTGCAATTATTGATAATTGCCCAGATGAAGATACCCGGATGCAGGCAATGTTGATTTTAAAAAAAATTGATCCCAAAAATGCTAAAGTTTGCCCTTGGAACACAATTAGAATCTCCAACGGGGATAAAGATACCTCGCGGCAAGCGTCTGAGAGCCCAGATAAAATTAACACAGTAAACTCTCAAGAAATTGCGGATTTACTCGAAGTTATCGAAACCAGTCCGTCTGGATATACCCGGCTGGATGCGGTTTTGTTGCTAGAGAAAATCGGACAGGGAAATCCTCAAGCCATCTCTGGTTTGGTCAAAATAATGGCAAACACTAAGTCTAAAGATATCCGTTGGATGGCGGCTGAGACCTTAGAAAAAATCGGACAAAGAAATCCCGAGGCGATCGCTAATTTGCAGAACATTATCGCAAACACTGAGTCTGAAGATATCCGTTGGCGTGTGGCGGCGAGTTTAGGGAGGATTGACCCGGGAAATTGTAAAGCGATCGCTGGGTTGGTCAATGTTATCACCACCACTGAGGATGAAAAAAACAGGATGTGGGCGGCTCAGAGTTTAGGGGAAATCAACCCAGGGAATCCCGAGGCGATCGCTGTTTTGGTTAAACTTATAGAAACTACTGAGGATGAAGATACCCGCTGGCGGTTAGCTTTGAGTCTGCCAAAAATCCTCACTACCCCCCAACAATATGCAGGGGTTGTCACCGCCTTAAAACACAACCTCAGCGATGGAGTTGACCAAAACAACTTTAAACGATTCCATCCATCCTACAACGTCCTCTGGAATTGTGCCGAAAATCTGCCCTATCCCGAATTTTACCAAGCATGGCACAATCCCCCCACCTCCCCCCATAGCGGCGAACCCTCTTTCGCCTCTCCCCTCACCTGCGAATCCCTGCAACACCTGCCCCTGTATTACCTCAACGCGGACCTCCTCGCTGACGAAACCCGCGAACGGGAAATCGCCCTCACCCTCAGCGAACTGATTTGGGAAATCACCTGTCCCGACGAAGACCCCCCGGAACCCGCCACCCCCGCTGAACTGCGCCGCCACCTCAAAACCCTAAAACGCGGTAACCTCCTCCCCCACCGTGCCATCCTCTTCGGTAGCGAAACGGTTTCCACCCCGACCCAACCCACCCCAGAACTCATGGCCTTTTGCCAAAAACTGACGGGGGTAATTGCGATCGCATTTCTCACCGACGACCCCCTAGAAGCGCCCTTAAAAGGCTTTCCCCCCAATCAACGGAATCTGATATCTGCGATCGAAACCTGGTTAGGGGAGATTTGA
- a CDS encoding Uma2 family endonuclease, whose protein sequence is MLTVVSPQKLYLSAGTVMRSPATWQEYQALCEQRGDGSIPRLKYRSGEVLLMSPLPKHGRDVSLIAAIITTLLDHQEREYDAFTPVTMQLPEESGIEPDYCFYIDHWQAVSGKERIDWRNDPPPDLVLEIDITSYSDVQDYLPYQVPEVWLFRNQQLMIYQLQGNEYGITSQSQYFPAVNPAALVAQCLQIAYQRNTSAAIRDLKQQLGG, encoded by the coding sequence ATGTTGACCGTCGTTTCACCGCAAAAACTTTATCTTTCCGCCGGAACAGTAATGCGATCGCCTGCGACCTGGCAGGAATATCAAGCATTGTGCGAACAGCGGGGAGATGGTTCCATTCCTCGGCTTAAATATCGTTCTGGGGAAGTATTGTTGATGTCGCCTTTACCTAAGCATGGTCGAGATGTGAGTTTAATTGCTGCCATCATTACAACCTTGCTGGATCATCAGGAGCGAGAATACGATGCTTTCACACCCGTGACAATGCAACTGCCAGAAGAAAGCGGGATTGAACCAGATTATTGTTTCTACATTGACCATTGGCAAGCGGTTTCCGGTAAAGAACGGATTGATTGGCGCAATGACCCCCCGCCAGATTTGGTGTTAGAAATTGACATCACCAGCTACTCAGATGTGCAGGATTATCTGCCCTATCAAGTGCCAGAAGTCTGGCTATTTCGGAACCAGCAACTGATGATTTACCAACTTCAGGGCAATGAATACGGCATCACATCCCAAAGCCAATATTTCCCGGCGGTAAATCCAGCGGCTCTCGTTGCTCAATGTTTACAAATTGCCTATCAGAGAAATACCAGTGCAGCCATTCGTGATCTCAAGCAGCAACTCGGAGGGTAG
- a CDS encoding HepT-like ribonuclease domain-containing protein encodes MRSDLEKLLDMLEAIERIERYAVQGRSAYEQNELIQTWFIQNLQIIGEAARALTSEIRSQHPEIPWKNIIGMRNILAHNYFEIDLDMVWVVVEQELPWLKQSIENIVRYLEHPE; translated from the coding sequence ATGAGAAGCGATCTCGAAAAATTGCTGGATATGTTGGAAGCAATAGAACGCATTGAGCGATATGCTGTTCAGGGGCGATCGGCTTATGAGCAAAATGAACTGATCCAGACTTGGTTTATACAAAACCTTCAAATCATCGGAGAAGCTGCCCGCGCGCTGACTTCAGAAATCAGAAGCCAGCATCCAGAAATACCTTGGAAAAACATCATCGGAATGCGGAATATCTTAGCTCACAACTACTTTGAAATTGACTTGGATATGGTTTGGGTTGTCGTAGAGCAAGAACTTCCATGGCTCAAGCAAAGCATAGAAAATATCGTGCGCTACTTAGAACACCCGGAATAG